A genomic region of Halococcus hamelinensis 100A6 contains the following coding sequences:
- a CDS encoding DEAD/DEAH box helicase encodes MSVAETVPEFADAFAFEEFNRMQREALPAILEREENVVASAPTASGKTALAELAICKCLRTGGTALFIAPLRALTNEKESEWERFESMGYSVYVVTGERDLVPHRAERADILVMTPEKVDSATRKHDSPRYGFITDVSCCVIDEVHLLDSEKRGSVLEVTISRLRRLCDPRVVALSATMPNVGDIADWLDAPPETTFDFGDEYRPVDLESGVRTYTHGENAFADKYRRLYRALDLAEDHIREEGQALVFVASRQDTVRAAEKARDELASRDVPMGARGDYDFHTESQVLENQTLRNSVLDGVAFHHAGLSKSDKDHVEEWFREGKVQLLFSTSTLAWGVNLPARCVVIRDTKYHDPLEGEVDMSPLDVLQMLGRAGRPGYDDAGYAYVVCDAADADKYRKLLRDGKEIDSHLAADLDTHLNAEIAMGTIRDVGDVMDWLETTFGFVRAKNNHVTDAVETLREAVRETLSELRDRGFIETDDLDVAATPLGTLTSSYYLRLPTARRFFDLAGTGPSVRAILETVARSTEFDSVNARRAERDAIAGVLGSGDDLDSGPRKVLAILESSTRGSTPAELRSDAWVIRQNALRLLAALGAFLDRFGSAWEANRACRVAARIENGVGEDAAALTAIDGVGPGRASKLASSGIETPADVVSAGVDELVEVGLSEGVAERVVERARALPALDIDWGAFPERIARGENDLCEVTVENRGEGARAGLRVTVNDTQMTETASFLGTETLPAPVFGGDPDTLTFAVEVVFPDLPLPPVTETRTVWVD; translated from the coding sequence GTGAGCGTCGCCGAGACGGTCCCCGAGTTCGCCGACGCGTTCGCCTTCGAGGAGTTCAATCGGATGCAGCGCGAGGCGTTGCCCGCGATCCTCGAACGCGAGGAGAACGTCGTCGCCAGCGCGCCGACGGCCTCGGGCAAGACCGCCCTCGCCGAGCTCGCGATCTGCAAGTGCCTCCGGACCGGCGGGACGGCCCTCTTCATCGCGCCGCTGCGCGCGCTCACCAACGAGAAGGAGTCCGAGTGGGAGCGCTTCGAGTCGATGGGCTACTCGGTCTACGTCGTCACCGGCGAACGCGACCTGGTCCCGCACCGCGCCGAGCGGGCCGACATCCTCGTGATGACCCCCGAGAAGGTCGACTCCGCGACGCGGAAACACGACTCCCCCAGATACGGCTTCATCACCGACGTCTCGTGCTGTGTGATCGACGAGGTCCACCTCCTCGACTCCGAGAAACGGGGGAGCGTGCTCGAAGTCACCATCTCCCGGCTCCGGCGGCTCTGTGACCCCCGCGTGGTGGCGCTCTCGGCCACGATGCCCAACGTGGGCGACATCGCCGACTGGCTCGACGCTCCCCCCGAGACGACCTTCGACTTCGGCGACGAGTATCGACCCGTCGACCTCGAATCGGGCGTCCGGACCTACACCCACGGCGAGAACGCCTTCGCCGACAAGTACCGTCGCCTCTATCGCGCGCTCGACCTCGCCGAGGACCACATCCGGGAAGAGGGTCAGGCGCTCGTGTTCGTGGCCTCGCGCCAAGACACCGTTAGGGCGGCCGAGAAGGCCCGCGACGAACTCGCCTCACGGGACGTGCCGATGGGCGCGCGCGGCGACTACGATTTCCACACCGAAAGCCAGGTCCTCGAGAACCAGACCCTCCGGAACTCCGTGCTCGACGGCGTGGCCTTCCATCACGCGGGTCTCTCGAAGTCCGATAAGGACCACGTCGAGGAGTGGTTCCGCGAGGGAAAGGTGCAGCTCCTCTTTTCGACCTCGACGCTCGCGTGGGGGGTGAATTTGCCTGCTCGGTGTGTCGTGATCCGTGATACGAAGTACCACGACCCCCTGGAGGGGGAAGTCGACATGAGCCCGCTCGACGTGCTCCAGATGCTCGGGCGCGCGGGTCGACCGGGCTACGACGACGCGGGCTACGCCTACGTCGTCTGTGACGCCGCCGACGCCGACAAGTACCGGAAACTCCTCCGTGACGGCAAGGAGATCGACTCCCACCTCGCCGCGGACCTCGACACCCACCTCAACGCCGAGATCGCGATGGGCACGATCCGGGACGTGGGCGACGTGATGGACTGGCTCGAAACCACCTTCGGGTTCGTCCGCGCGAAGAACAACCACGTGACCGACGCGGTCGAGACCCTCCGCGAGGCGGTCCGTGAGACCCTCTCCGAACTCCGGGACCGTGGGTTCATCGAGACGGACGACCTCGACGTCGCCGCGACGCCGCTCGGCACCCTGACCTCGTCGTACTACCTCCGGCTGCCGACCGCCCGCCGGTTCTTCGACCTCGCGGGGACCGGCCCCAGTGTTCGAGCGATCCTCGAAACCGTCGCCCGGAGCACGGAGTTCGACAGCGTCAACGCCCGCCGTGCCGAACGCGACGCCATCGCGGGGGTGCTCGGCTCCGGTGACGACCTCGATTCGGGCCCGCGGAAGGTGCTCGCGATCCTCGAATCCAGCACCCGTGGCTCGACCCCCGCCGAACTCCGGAGCGACGCGTGGGTCATCCGCCAGAACGCGCTCCGGTTGCTCGCCGCACTCGGGGCCTTCCTCGACCGTTTCGGGTCGGCCTGGGAGGCCAACCGGGCGTGTCGCGTCGCGGCACGCATCGAGAACGGCGTCGGCGAGGACGCGGCCGCGCTCACCGCCATCGACGGCGTCGGGCCGGGCCGGGCGAGCAAACTCGCGAGCTCGGGGATCGAGACCCCGGCGGACGTCGTCTCGGCCGGGGTCGACGAACTCGTCGAGGTCGGGCTCTCGGAGGGGGTCGCCGAGCGGGTGGTCGAGCGTGCGCGCGCCCTTCCCGCGCTCGACATCGACTGGGGGGCCTTCCCCGAGCGGATCGCGCGCGGCGAGAACGACCTGTGTGAGGTCACCGTCGAGAACCGGGGCGAGGGTGCGCGGGCCGGCCTCCGGGTGACGGTCAACGACACCCAGATGACCGAGACCGCGTCGTTTCTGGGGACCGAGACCCTCCCCGCGCCGGTCTTCGGCGGCGACCCCGACACCCTCACGTTCGCCGTCGAGGTCGTCTTTCCCGACCTGCCGCTCCCGCCAGTTACGGAGACGAGAACCGTCTGGGTGGATTGA
- a CDS encoding alkaline phosphatase D family protein encodes MTSDGHEKLAAALDARSLSFPVEPAETVEENVFDADPDVAPETTFPQSVASGGPEPTGVVVWTRIDPEAYREDEPLGIEVAHDPDFDETVYRGTLRSEHVTPAHDYAVSVDLLGLLDPDQFYHYRFTYDGVRSRVGRCHTLPAADASPDSLRLAVLTCQDYTNGYYGAYHRVAEEDVDFVVHVGDFIYESVAGDYKGRGSPDLPDRDLELPSGHDLAWTLEDYRYLYRAYRSDEFLQEALERHTIIAARDDHEFTDNVYWDPEAGAPRGPNHPRGRDPEFMLGLAADALTAWWEYMPARIGYDPAADSFGERYRLWQSFAFGDLVDLVMTDERLYRDPPRNADNHLPAWFPLSFGYDAPERSMLGDEQREWFLDEVRDSTATWTVWSDEVLTVPFRVGMGPLTLHPSESGWDGYGHERRLITDEVARADIENFVTLTGDMHCYIASYQQTTYENPFSHVFNGEPGNTDHRVGVEFMTPAITSVTVSEGLGASDGLWETISERLLSPFVRVQNPHIEFFDSHHWGYSVVEFTPEECTYTAYSVDKLDDSSDPDTEVVVALRVPEGRVEIQDRSLDDGDP; translated from the coding sequence ATGACGAGCGACGGTCACGAGAAGCTCGCCGCCGCGCTCGACGCGCGCTCGCTCTCCTTCCCGGTCGAACCCGCCGAAACCGTCGAGGAGAACGTGTTCGATGCCGACCCCGACGTCGCCCCCGAGACGACCTTCCCGCAGTCGGTCGCGAGCGGCGGACCAGAACCGACCGGGGTCGTCGTTTGGACCCGTATCGACCCCGAGGCGTACCGCGAGGACGAACCCCTCGGGATCGAGGTCGCGCACGACCCGGACTTCGACGAGACCGTCTATCGTGGCACCCTCCGTTCCGAGCACGTCACGCCCGCCCACGACTACGCCGTTTCGGTGGACTTGCTGGGGCTGCTCGACCCCGATCAGTTCTACCACTACCGCTTCACCTACGACGGGGTTCGGAGTCGGGTCGGGCGGTGTCACACGCTGCCCGCCGCGGATGCGAGCCCCGACTCGCTCCGGCTGGCGGTGTTGACCTGTCAGGATTATACGAACGGGTATTACGGCGCGTACCACCGCGTCGCGGAGGAGGACGTCGACTTCGTGGTCCACGTCGGGGACTTCATCTACGAATCCGTCGCGGGCGACTACAAGGGTCGGGGGAGTCCCGACCTGCCCGACCGGGACCTCGAACTGCCGAGCGGTCACGACCTCGCGTGGACCCTCGAGGACTACCGATACCTCTATCGGGCCTACCGGTCGGACGAGTTCCTCCAGGAGGCGCTCGAACGCCACACCATCATCGCCGCGCGCGACGACCACGAGTTCACCGACAACGTCTACTGGGACCCCGAGGCCGGTGCGCCGCGCGGCCCGAACCATCCACGCGGGCGGGACCCCGAGTTCATGCTGGGGCTCGCGGCGGACGCGCTCACGGCGTGGTGGGAGTACATGCCCGCGCGGATCGGCTACGACCCCGCGGCCGACTCGTTCGGCGAGCGCTACCGGCTCTGGCAGTCCTTCGCGTTCGGCGACCTCGTGGACCTGGTGATGACCGACGAACGGCTCTATCGCGACCCGCCGCGCAACGCCGACAACCACCTGCCGGCGTGGTTCCCGCTCTCGTTCGGCTACGACGCGCCCGAACGGAGCATGCTCGGGGACGAACAGCGCGAGTGGTTCCTCGACGAGGTGCGCGACTCGACGGCGACCTGGACGGTGTGGTCCGACGAGGTGCTGACGGTGCCGTTTCGGGTGGGGATGGGGCCGCTGACGTTGCACCCCTCCGAGAGCGGCTGGGACGGGTACGGCCACGAGCGCCGGCTCATCACCGACGAGGTCGCGCGGGCCGACATCGAGAACTTCGTCACCCTCACGGGCGACATGCACTGCTACATCGCGAGCTACCAGCAGACGACCTACGAGAACCCGTTCTCGCACGTGTTCAACGGCGAACCCGGGAACACCGACCACCGGGTCGGTGTCGAGTTCATGACGCCCGCGATCACGAGCGTGACGGTCAGCGAGGGTCTCGGGGCCAGCGATGGGCTCTGGGAGACGATCTCGGAGAGGCTCCTCTCGCCGTTCGTCCGGGTCCAGAACCCCCACATCGAGTTCTTCGACAGCCACCACTGGGGCTACTCGGTGGTCGAGTTCACCCCCGAGGAGTGCACCTACACCGCCTACTCGGTGGACAAACTCGACGACTCGTCCGACCCCGACACGGAGGTCGTGGTCGCGCTCCGAGTGCCCGAAGGCCGGGTCGAGATCCAGGACCGTTCGCTCGACGACGGCGACCCGTGA
- a CDS encoding HAD family hydrolase, producing MTELRAVLFDMDGVIVDSERYWAEYEEERILPAAEVSGLDPGEITGMNYKEIAAYLTENYDAAVGADELQGIYEECAAELYTERAELMDGFRDLCGTLRDRGVRTAIVTSSPPEWIEMVRERFDLTGFDAVVSAEEVEGPGKPEPHIYRHAAEAVGVDPADCVAVEDSTNGVASATAAGTTCIGYRGGSDRTLDLSAADVVVDGPQELRAELLAR from the coding sequence ATGACCGAACTCCGCGCGGTGCTGTTCGACATGGACGGCGTCATCGTCGACTCCGAACGCTACTGGGCCGAGTACGAGGAGGAGCGGATCCTCCCCGCGGCGGAGGTCTCGGGGCTCGATCCCGGCGAGATCACCGGGATGAACTACAAGGAGATCGCCGCCTACCTCACCGAGAACTACGACGCGGCGGTCGGCGCGGACGAACTCCAGGGGATCTACGAGGAGTGCGCCGCGGAGCTCTACACCGAACGCGCCGAGCTCATGGACGGCTTCCGCGACCTCTGTGGCACGCTCCGGGACCGGGGAGTCCGGACCGCGATCGTGACCTCCTCGCCGCCCGAGTGGATCGAGATGGTCCGCGAGCGCTTCGACCTCACGGGCTTCGACGCGGTGGTCTCGGCCGAGGAGGTCGAGGGCCCCGGCAAACCCGAACCCCACATCTACCGCCACGCCGCCGAAGCGGTGGGCGTCGACCCGGCCGACTGCGTCGCGGTCGAGGACTCGACCAACGGCGTCGCGTCGGCCACGGCCGCCGGCACGACCTGCATCGGCTATCGCGGCGGCAGCGACCGAACCCTCGACCTCTCGGCGGCGGACGTCGTCGTCGATGGGCCGCAGGAACTCCGGGCCGAACTGCTAGCGCGATAA
- the endA gene encoding tRNA-intron lyase — protein sequence MDATLDGDVVRAGGDARQRFYDSRGYGRPTGSGVALAPVEAAHLLYRDDLDAVDGMGFREFLATDDRLVIRFLVYKDFRERGFYLSPAREDWVADPDPATDLVVYPQGKGPWDDEVRYRVRVAGERESVPATDLGGVVLAVVDEESEITYLETTRPAIEGGTDYDPSHTSGDLLADRVVLWDPPQNLYERGFFGQRLAGRGAEDGPLQLSLVEAAHLAREGILDLDVDPAAVVERGREVEGERFDRRLTVYAALRSKGLVPKTGFKFGADFRTYSTVETVENLGHSENLVRVLPAGYAFGPRELSLDARLAGGVHKRTVFALTASSGAIDWLAVERIRP from the coding sequence ATGGACGCCACGCTCGATGGCGACGTCGTTCGCGCCGGCGGCGACGCCCGCCAGCGGTTCTACGACTCGCGGGGCTACGGTCGGCCAACCGGGTCCGGGGTCGCGCTCGCCCCGGTCGAGGCCGCCCACCTCCTCTACCGCGACGACCTCGATGCGGTCGACGGGATGGGCTTTCGGGAGTTCCTCGCGACCGACGACCGGCTCGTAATTCGATTCTTGGTCTACAAGGACTTCCGCGAACGGGGGTTCTACCTCTCGCCCGCGCGCGAGGACTGGGTCGCGGACCCCGATCCGGCCACCGACCTCGTGGTCTACCCGCAGGGAAAGGGGCCGTGGGACGACGAGGTTCGCTATCGCGTTCGGGTGGCCGGCGAGCGCGAATCGGTTCCGGCGACCGACCTCGGGGGGGTCGTGCTCGCGGTGGTCGACGAGGAGAGCGAGATCACCTACCTCGAAACGACCCGTCCGGCCATCGAGGGTGGCACCGACTACGACCCCTCGCACACATCGGGCGACCTCCTCGCGGACCGGGTCGTGCTCTGGGATCCCCCCCAAAACCTCTACGAACGCGGTTTCTTCGGCCAGCGCCTCGCGGGTCGCGGGGCCGAGGACGGCCCGCTCCAGCTCTCGCTGGTCGAGGCCGCCCACCTCGCTCGCGAGGGGATCCTCGACCTCGACGTCGACCCCGCCGCGGTCGTCGAACGCGGGCGCGAGGTCGAGGGCGAACGGTTCGACCGCCGGCTCACGGTCTACGCGGCGCTCCGTTCGAAGGGGCTGGTCCCCAAGACGGGCTTCAAGTTCGGGGCGGATTTCCGGACGTACTCCACGGTCGAAACGGTCGAGAACCTCGGGCACTCCGAGAACCTGGTCCGGGTGCTCCCGGCGGGCTACGCGTTCGGGCCGCGCGAACTCTCGCTCGATGCCCGGCTCGCGGGTGGGGTCCACAAGCGAACGGTTTTTGCGCTGACGGCTTCGAGTGGAGCCATCGACTGGCTCGCCGTCGAGCGAATCCGCCCATGA
- a CDS encoding TIGR03571 family LLM class oxidoreductase, translating into MSNSTARSSVIDRPEVAGRKVGSGVDKGLPGRVPTSAVSPHENAGFRRLFAGDGLTFGTGFPLTGVDESAPPIADELALAERAEALGFDGLWVRDVPTYWPTFRDAGQTYDPWVWLGQVAARTDDIALGTASVVLTLRHPLHVAKAAATVDRLSNGRLVLGVATGDRPPEFAAFDVDTDDRAALFREAVDLLRAVWGESFPERETRWGTLDGDLDVTPKPVAGSIPLLPTGNARQSVEWIGAHGDGWLFYHLPEATLESYLETWRERSGEKPFAMAVTAEIADDPETGPEPVNQGFRAGREWFVEYFRDLQSMGVDHVLVGGVGDDPERWLTRFADVIERVRV; encoded by the coding sequence ATGTCGAACAGCACCGCGCGGAGTTCGGTCATCGACCGGCCGGAGGTGGCCGGCCGGAAAGTGGGTTCCGGTGTCGACAAGGGTCTTCCCGGTCGCGTGCCGACCTCCGCTGTGTCACCCCACGAGAACGCGGGCTTCCGTCGACTCTTCGCCGGCGACGGACTCACCTTCGGTACCGGCTTCCCGCTGACCGGGGTCGACGAGTCCGCCCCGCCGATCGCGGACGAACTCGCGCTCGCCGAACGCGCCGAGGCGCTCGGCTTCGACGGCCTCTGGGTACGCGACGTCCCGACGTACTGGCCGACGTTTCGCGACGCGGGCCAGACCTACGACCCCTGGGTCTGGCTCGGGCAGGTCGCCGCCCGCACGGACGACATCGCGCTCGGCACCGCGAGCGTCGTCCTCACCCTCAGACACCCGCTTCACGTCGCGAAGGCTGCCGCGACCGTCGACCGGCTCTCCAATGGACGGCTGGTGCTCGGCGTCGCGACCGGCGACCGCCCGCCCGAGTTCGCCGCCTTCGACGTCGACACGGACGACCGCGCGGCGCTGTTCCGGGAGGCCGTCGACCTCCTCCGCGCCGTGTGGGGCGAGTCGTTCCCCGAACGCGAGACCCGGTGGGGGACCCTCGACGGCGACCTCGACGTGACGCCGAAGCCCGTCGCGGGGTCGATCCCGCTGCTCCCGACCGGCAACGCGCGCCAGTCCGTCGAGTGGATCGGCGCGCACGGCGACGGCTGGCTGTTCTATCACCTCCCCGAGGCTACCCTCGAAAGCTACCTCGAAACCTGGCGCGAGCGGAGCGGGGAGAAGCCGTTCGCGATGGCCGTCACGGCCGAGATCGCCGACGACCCCGAAACGGGCCCCGAACCCGTCAACCAGGGGTTTCGCGCCGGGCGCGAGTGGTTCGTCGAGTACTTCCGCGACCTCCAATCGATGGGGGTCGACCACGTCCTCGTCGGCGGCGTCGGCGACGACCCCGAGCGCTGGTTGACGCGCTTCGCCGACGTGATCGAGCGGGTCCGAGTTTAA
- a CDS encoding tryptophan--tRNA ligase, whose product MTDPDHDSRAPDRPYPDGGREARSASDGSSGQRPRDTATGADETTLDPWGSSTVDDYRNLFEEFGIEAFDDVLAGVPAPHYLMRRGVIFGHRGYGRVLDALRNDDPAAALSGFMPTGDPHIGHKLVFDELIWHQERGADTYGLIADLEAHSARGLSWAEIDEHARDYLLSLIALGFDPEDGELYRQSDNRPLQDLAFELGIETNFSELESIYGFGGETDVSHMQSVVTQMADILYPQLDGPKPTVIPVGPDQDPHVRLSRDLAARMRYFGVTEAYASFEADPAERALLAEVFEALSSSDEDDPVRCVAAADWLAERDDGSAAAAGAIEKLRAAGKEPLRPRTRFLDRNATKDAFSALIEAVEGEKRVYEGHIDSFELSPEAADDLAREIELDHGGYGFVAPSSVYHRFMTGLTGGKMSSSIPASHISLLDDPEDGYDKVKSATTGGRETAEKQRELGGKADECPVYELYAYLLAADDDEFATKVYEECTGGERLCGGCKEQAAELMREFLAEHQEKRAEAEALLEDLDIDLDSPRAT is encoded by the coding sequence ATGACAGACCCAGACCACGACTCACGAGCGCCGGACCGGCCGTATCCCGATGGCGGGCGCGAGGCGCGAAGCGCTTCGGATGGATCGAGCGGGCAACGTCCGCGAGATACCGCCACGGGGGCCGACGAGACGACGCTCGACCCGTGGGGTTCCTCGACGGTCGACGACTACCGGAACCTCTTCGAGGAGTTCGGGATCGAGGCGTTCGACGACGTGCTGGCCGGCGTGCCAGCCCCGCACTACCTGATGCGCCGCGGGGTCATCTTCGGCCATCGAGGCTATGGGCGCGTGCTCGACGCGCTGCGGAACGACGACCCCGCCGCCGCGCTCTCGGGGTTCATGCCGACCGGCGACCCGCACATCGGCCACAAACTCGTCTTCGACGAACTGATCTGGCATCAGGAACGCGGCGCGGATACGTACGGCCTGATCGCCGACCTCGAAGCCCACAGCGCGCGCGGGCTCTCGTGGGCGGAGATCGACGAACACGCGCGGGATTACCTCCTGAGCCTGATCGCGCTCGGCTTCGACCCCGAGGACGGCGAACTCTACCGGCAGTCGGACAACCGCCCGCTCCAGGACCTCGCGTTCGAACTCGGTATCGAGACGAACTTCTCCGAACTCGAGAGCATCTACGGCTTCGGCGGCGAGACCGACGTCTCGCACATGCAGTCGGTCGTGACCCAGATGGCGGACATCCTCTATCCCCAACTCGACGGGCCGAAACCCACGGTGATCCCCGTCGGCCCCGACCAGGACCCACACGTTCGGCTCTCGCGCGACCTCGCGGCGCGGATGCGATATTTCGGCGTGACGGAGGCCTACGCGAGCTTCGAGGCCGACCCCGCCGAACGCGCGCTGCTCGCCGAGGTCTTCGAGGCGCTCTCCTCATCCGACGAGGACGACCCCGTCAGGTGCGTCGCGGCCGCCGACTGGCTCGCCGAGCGCGACGACGGCTCCGCCGCCGCGGCGGGGGCGATCGAGAAGCTCCGGGCCGCCGGCAAGGAACCCCTTCGCCCGCGCACCCGCTTTCTCGACCGCAACGCGACCAAAGACGCCTTCTCGGCGCTCATCGAGGCTGTCGAGGGCGAAAAGCGGGTCTACGAGGGCCACATCGACAGCTTCGAGCTCTCACCCGAGGCGGCCGACGACCTCGCGCGCGAGATCGAACTCGACCACGGCGGCTACGGCTTCGTCGCCCCGTCCTCGGTCTATCACCGCTTCATGACCGGCCTCACGGGCGGCAAGATGAGTTCCTCGATCCCGGCGAGCCACATCAGCCTGCTCGACGACCCCGAGGACGGCTACGACAAAGTGAAATCGGCCACGACCGGCGGGCGCGAAACAGCGGAGAAACAGCGCGAACTCGGCGGGAAGGCCGACGAGTGTCCGGTCTACGAACTCTATGCCTACCTCCTCGCGGCGGACGACGACGAGTTCGCGACCAAGGTCTACGAGGAGTGTACCGGCGGCGAGCGACTCTGTGGTGGTTGCAAGGAGCAGGCTGCGGAGTTGATGCGCGAGTTCCTCGCAGAGCACCAGGAGAAACGCGCGGAGGCCGAGGCACTTCTGGAGGACCTCGACATCGACCTCGACAGCCCACGTGCGACGTAA
- a CDS encoding endonuclease NucS domain-containing protein — protein sequence MSDGIRVFAGDCTVTTTGARENDLRGEVVVLLKPDNTVLVHDRDGYQPVAWLTRPESLVYDGTADGEFSLTAVDDGSRLEVTANDEYGLGRYPASRAGTPVGTCPDCDGVLTRANGAVTCLGCEARYGLPAAVEILDEDCSSCGLPTMRVERGRAFTLCIDRECQSLDAAVTAAFDRSWDCPDCDGSLRIVRNGTLLAGCENYPDCETAYSVPTGVVDGECDCGLPAFETGNGRRCLDATCERAG from the coding sequence ATGTCCGATGGTATCCGGGTCTTCGCCGGCGACTGCACCGTCACCACGACGGGAGCCAGGGAGAACGACCTCCGCGGTGAGGTCGTCGTGCTCCTCAAACCCGACAACACCGTGCTGGTCCACGACCGCGACGGCTACCAGCCCGTCGCGTGGCTCACGCGGCCCGAGAGCCTGGTCTACGACGGAACTGCCGATGGGGAATTCTCGCTCACCGCCGTCGACGACGGCTCGCGGCTCGAGGTCACCGCGAACGACGAGTACGGTCTCGGGCGCTATCCCGCCTCCCGCGCGGGGACGCCCGTGGGAACCTGCCCCGACTGCGACGGCGTGCTCACCCGCGCGAACGGTGCCGTGACGTGTCTCGGCTGCGAGGCACGGTACGGGCTGCCCGCGGCTGTCGAAATCCTCGACGAGGACTGCTCCTCGTGTGGGCTCCCGACGATGCGCGTCGAGCGCGGCCGGGCGTTCACGCTCTGTATCGACCGCGAGTGTCAGTCGCTCGACGCGGCGGTCACGGCGGCGTTCGACCGGTCCTGGGATTGCCCGGACTGTGACGGCAGCCTCCGAATCGTCCGAAACGGGACTCTCCTCGCGGGCTGTGAGAACTACCCCGACTGCGAGACGGCTTATTCCGTTCCGACGGGCGTCGTCGACGGCGAGTGCGACTGCGGACTGCCGGCGTTCGAGACCGGCAACGGTCGACGGTGTCTCGATGCGACCTGCGAACGCGCCGGCTGA
- a CDS encoding FAD-binding oxidoreductase, protein MSKRRAQELADEADIENQHAVVTRAEPMDRDRTDEIETVLDDDRETLVERLDLDSPPGPITEDAEGWEEAIDALRESGAKAVATAMRSRVDTLRERAERSYPSLLQLGFRPEQPFEFVPGQFARISYEEEEPRVYSIASSPNAEDMELCIRRVPGGHLTPNLCDRTTEGDDLFLRGPYGDEFMLQDPTDRDLVFVATGTGAAPFKSMIDYTFEEGLDEYEGTERDVWLFVGSSWADDLPYREAFMDLADEHDNFHPVMTCSREKHLAEWEGETEYVQHSLLKYLDPEKTDTGSLPPETEEFVGSDAAYDIDARIDPANAEVYVCGIGVMCESVRDVVEPLGVSDLYYEEESYG, encoded by the coding sequence ATGTCCAAACGCCGTGCTCAAGAGCTGGCCGACGAGGCCGACATCGAGAACCAGCACGCGGTGGTGACCCGCGCGGAACCGATGGACCGCGACCGCACCGACGAGATCGAGACGGTGCTCGACGACGACCGCGAGACCCTCGTCGAGCGGTTGGACCTCGACTCGCCGCCGGGACCGATAACCGAGGACGCCGAGGGATGGGAGGAGGCCATCGACGCGCTCCGCGAGTCGGGCGCGAAGGCGGTCGCGACGGCGATGCGCTCGCGTGTCGACACCCTCCGCGAGCGCGCCGAGCGCTCGTATCCCTCGTTGCTTCAACTGGGATTCCGGCCCGAGCAGCCCTTCGAGTTCGTGCCGGGCCAGTTCGCCCGGATCAGCTACGAGGAGGAGGAACCCCGGGTCTACTCGATCGCGAGTTCGCCCAACGCCGAGGACATGGAACTCTGTATCCGACGGGTGCCCGGCGGCCACCTCACCCCCAACCTCTGTGACCGCACCACGGAGGGCGACGACCTCTTCCTGCGCGGGCCCTACGGCGACGAGTTCATGCTCCAGGACCCCACCGACCGCGACCTCGTCTTCGTCGCCACCGGGACCGGCGCGGCCCCGTTCAAGAGCATGATCGACTACACCTTCGAGGAGGGTCTCGACGAGTACGAGGGGACCGAACGCGACGTCTGGCTGTTCGTTGGCTCCTCGTGGGCCGACGACCTGCCCTACCGCGAGGCGTTCATGGACCTCGCCGACGAGCACGACAACTTCCACCCCGTGATGACCTGTAGCCGGGAGAAACACCTCGCCGAGTGGGAGGGCGAGACCGAGTACGTCCAGCACTCCCTCCTGAAGTATCTCGACCCCGAGAAAACCGACACTGGCTCGTTGCCACCCGAAACCGAGGAGTTCGTCGGCAGCGACGCGGCCTACGACATCGACGCGCGGATCGACCCCGCGAACGCCGAGGTCTACGTCTGCGGTATCGGCGTGATGTGCGAGAGCGTCAGGGACGTCGTCGAACCGCTCGGGGTCTCGGATCTCTACTACGAAGAGGAGAGCTACGGGTAA